The Nitrosospira lacus genome window below encodes:
- a CDS encoding ExeA family protein: MYLGHFGLSEQPFAHTALPDSFYEGGGRGATLDALIYVLTHGEGVEGIIQLTGERGSGKTTLCQVLMTRLPSGVKTVYLGKENLSRDELFHAMAGELKFELAESAMSEARTIVAICDLQNALIEKYAGKQVVLLVDEAHTLPTETLEALRLFYELESSHHKLLQIVLFGQPELEHTLALPPMRQLKNRITHHLMLHPFGAEAVNGYLLHRMRAAGYRGPDIFTPEAVKLIAAASGGLTHRINILADKSLLAAFSVHARAIDAHHARAAINDSGIKRPHVPNRRIAGAGAMFAVVMLGVLGWQAQYSTPTSVAPTVAPVSAEVVASVPLSAPISPPAVALAAPGIPPAAAPVLGSSVPAVPPALSASPPPSPSPGPSTPKGPLPTAAGTSASTQDGLGRATERHATAGLDVGGVKLAGHKLLEQRIEATRQMIATVDKSYYSIQLFATENVQPDRMERFLIRAQHLVNLSDLFVHPVTNDGEARFRVSYGIYPSHDQAVAAEAELPQKYKTDFRTELYTMGELH, translated from the coding sequence ATGTACCTTGGACATTTCGGGCTTTCTGAACAGCCATTTGCCCATACAGCACTCCCCGATTCTTTTTATGAGGGAGGCGGTAGAGGCGCGACGCTGGACGCGCTCATCTATGTGCTGACACATGGTGAGGGGGTCGAGGGCATTATCCAGCTCACCGGAGAAAGAGGGAGTGGAAAAACCACCTTATGTCAGGTACTGATGACACGGTTACCTTCCGGGGTGAAAACCGTGTATCTGGGGAAGGAGAATCTGTCGCGAGATGAACTTTTCCATGCAATGGCCGGCGAATTAAAGTTTGAGCTTGCTGAAAGCGCGATGTCCGAAGCACGCACCATCGTTGCAATATGTGACTTGCAGAATGCGCTGATCGAGAAATATGCTGGCAAACAAGTGGTGCTGTTGGTAGATGAAGCCCACACCCTGCCGACAGAGACACTGGAAGCGTTACGATTGTTCTACGAACTTGAATCATCCCATCACAAGCTATTGCAAATTGTTCTGTTTGGTCAGCCTGAACTCGAACATACGCTCGCTTTGCCACCCATGCGTCAGTTGAAGAATCGCATCACGCACCACTTAATGCTACACCCGTTCGGGGCTGAAGCAGTGAACGGCTATCTCCTGCACCGCATGCGCGCCGCTGGTTATCGCGGCCCGGATATTTTTACTCCTGAGGCGGTAAAATTAATTGCCGCGGCTTCCGGTGGGCTCACTCACCGGATAAACATTCTTGCTGATAAATCCCTGTTGGCGGCATTTTCGGTCCATGCTCGAGCCATAGACGCCCATCATGCCAGAGCGGCCATCAACGATTCCGGGATCAAACGCCCTCATGTGCCGAATCGCCGCATAGCAGGTGCGGGCGCCATGTTTGCCGTGGTAATGCTGGGAGTACTGGGCTGGCAAGCCCAGTACTCTACACCCACCAGCGTTGCCCCCACTGTAGCTCCGGTATCCGCTGAAGTGGTAGCATCAGTTCCGCTCTCTGCCCCGATATCTCCCCCGGCGGTTGCCTTAGCTGCTCCCGGTATCCCTCCGGCAGCAGCACCTGTACTCGGATCTTCCGTGCCCGCTGTTCCGCCCGCGCTTTCCGCGTCCCCTCCGCCGTCCCCATCGCCCGGACCCTCTACGCCGAAAGGACCCCTGCCGACGGCGGCAGGAACAAGCGCATCCACCCAGGACGGGTTAGGCCGTGCAACCGAAAGACATGCAACCGCCGGGCTGGATGTTGGCGGAGTCAAGTTGGCGGGGCATAAGCTGTTAGAGCAAAGAATCGAGGCAACCAGGCAAATGATAGCGACTGTGGATAAAAGTTATTATAGTATTCAGTTATTTGCAACTGAGAATGTTCAGCCCGACCGGATGGAGCGATTTCTGATTCGTGCTCAGCATCTGGTAAATTTATCCGACCTTTTTGTACATCCGGTAACCAATGACGGCGAAGCCAGATTCAGGGTTTCGTACGGAATTTATCCAAGCCATGACCAGGCCGTCGCGGCGGAGGCCGAACTTCCACAAAAATACAAAACCGATTTTCGGACGGAGCTGTATACGATGGGCGAACTACACTAG
- the gcvT gene encoding glycine cleavage system aminomethyltransferase GcvT, translating into MKTTALNQTHREMKAKMVDFGGWDMPLHYGSQLDEHHKVRSDAGMFDVSHMLAVDIKGESARGFLRRLVANNVDKLTQPGKALYTCMLNPQGGVIDDLIIYFLTESYFRMVVNAGTADKDMAWMLVQRDETASGLEIIPRRDLAMIAVQGPNARARVWQVIAGSQAETEGLKLFQATMYDKYFIARTGYTGEDGFEIMLPSKDAADFWHALHAAGVAPAGLGARDTLRLEAGMNLYGQDMDETASPLESGLAWTVDLKSERDFIGKSALLERPVKQQLIGLLLLERGMLRSHQKVATQQDEGDGEITSGGFSPTLNQSIALARLPLKVSAGDEVQVLVRDKMLRAKVVKPPFVRNGKSLI; encoded by the coding sequence GTGAAAACAACTGCTCTTAATCAAACCCACCGCGAGATGAAGGCCAAAATGGTCGATTTCGGGGGGTGGGATATGCCCCTGCATTATGGCTCCCAGCTTGATGAACACCACAAAGTACGTAGTGACGCCGGCATGTTCGACGTATCCCATATGCTGGCGGTGGATATCAAGGGCGAGTCAGCGCGTGGTTTTTTGCGACGGCTGGTTGCCAACAACGTGGATAAGCTGACACAGCCGGGGAAAGCACTTTATACGTGCATGCTCAATCCCCAAGGGGGAGTAATAGATGATCTGATCATTTATTTTTTGACGGAATCGTATTTCCGCATGGTAGTCAATGCGGGTACCGCTGACAAGGACATGGCGTGGATGCTGGTGCAACGCGATGAAACCGCGTCCGGTCTGGAAATCATCCCCCGCCGTGATCTAGCCATGATTGCGGTGCAAGGACCTAATGCACGCGCCCGGGTTTGGCAGGTTATTGCCGGCTCCCAAGCCGAGACCGAGGGCCTGAAGCTGTTTCAGGCGACAATGTACGATAAATATTTTATCGCCCGTACCGGGTATACCGGAGAGGACGGCTTTGAAATCATGCTCCCCTCGAAGGATGCCGCAGACTTCTGGCACGCGCTCCATGCCGCAGGCGTTGCTCCAGCGGGGCTTGGTGCGCGTGACACGTTACGGCTTGAAGCAGGAATGAATCTTTACGGTCAGGACATGGATGAGACGGCCAGTCCGCTGGAGTCCGGATTGGCCTGGACAGTTGATCTGAAAAGTGAGCGTGACTTTATCGGTAAGTCAGCACTGCTGGAAAGACCCGTCAAGCAACAATTGATTGGCTTGCTTTTACTGGAGCGGGGCATGCTGCGCAGCCATCAGAAGGTTGCTACGCAACAGGACGAAGGCGACGGCGAGATAACCAGTGGCGGATTTTCCCCGACACTTAATCAGTCTATCGCCTTGGCGCGTTTGCCGTTAAAGGTATCCGCGGGCGATGAAGTGCAGGTATTGGTGCGGGACAAGATGCTGCGAGCGAAAGTGGTGAAACCTCCTTTTGTTAGGAACGGCAAGAGCCTGATTTGA
- the gcvH gene encoding glycine cleavage system protein GcvH, with protein MIIPNNLKYTKSHEWVRLEDDGTVTVGITQHAQELLGDMVFVETPDVGRNLKQGEECAVVESVKAAADVYAPIAGEVTAVNPDLEPAPEKINQDAYAAWLFKLKPANAADLNNLLDPAAYQKILESEED; from the coding sequence ATGATTATTCCAAACAATCTGAAATACACTAAATCCCATGAGTGGGTCAGGCTTGAGGACGACGGAACGGTGACGGTCGGCATTACTCAGCATGCTCAGGAGTTACTGGGCGACATGGTGTTCGTGGAGACGCCGGATGTGGGGCGCAACCTCAAGCAGGGAGAAGAATGTGCCGTAGTGGAGTCGGTCAAGGCTGCGGCCGACGTGTATGCGCCTATCGCGGGAGAAGTCACCGCGGTTAATCCCGATCTTGAGCCAGCCCCCGAGAAAATCAATCAGGATGCCTACGCAGCATGGCTCTTTAAGCTAAAGCCGGCGAACGCCGCCGACCTGAACAATCTGCTCGACCCTGCAGCCTATCAGAAAATACTTGAGAGCGAAGAAGATTGA
- the gcvPA gene encoding aminomethyl-transferring glycine dehydrogenase subunit GcvPA: protein MPFIPHTEEDIQAMLASIGAKTIDDLFDEIPPALKGGSLKQVPPALSEMEISRLMLERAETDGRYLNFIGAGAYEHHIPAAVWQITTRGEFYSSYTPYQAEASQGTLQLLYEYQTMMASLTGMDVSNASMYDGASALAEAALMAVRSHKSSRRILMPATVHPIYRSVVRAIVKNQGIDVVEIPYCRESGQTLPESLDAFDKEEFAALVIPQPNFFGVLEQVDALTDWAHHKNALAIGVVNPMALALLNPPGEWGAKGADVAVGEGQPLGIPLSSGGPYFGFMACKQALVRQMPGRIIGRTTDQDGKPGFVLTLQAREQHIRRSKATSNICTNQGLMVTAATIYMALTGPEGLRRIASQSHANTLTLLEKLEGLKGVKRIFNGSVFHEMVISLPGPAGDILRTLKSQQILGGLNLEDYYPELGSAILVCATETKTPADLENYVGYLGQAITA, encoded by the coding sequence ATGCCGTTCATTCCCCACACTGAAGAAGATATACAAGCGATGCTTGCCAGCATCGGCGCAAAAACCATTGATGATCTGTTCGACGAGATCCCTCCCGCCCTGAAGGGCGGCAGCTTGAAGCAAGTACCTCCCGCTTTGAGCGAAATGGAAATTTCACGATTGATGCTTGAGCGCGCCGAAACGGATGGACGCTATCTCAATTTCATCGGTGCGGGTGCCTATGAGCACCATATTCCGGCTGCGGTATGGCAAATAACCACTCGCGGCGAGTTCTATTCCTCATATACCCCCTATCAGGCGGAGGCAAGTCAGGGCACACTGCAACTGCTCTACGAATATCAGACCATGATGGCGTCGCTGACCGGAATGGATGTCTCCAATGCGAGCATGTACGATGGCGCTTCCGCACTGGCTGAAGCGGCGTTGATGGCGGTGCGCTCGCATAAATCCTCGCGCCGTATTCTGATGCCTGCAACGGTGCATCCCATCTACCGTAGCGTGGTGCGCGCGATCGTCAAAAATCAGGGTATTGACGTGGTCGAAATTCCTTATTGCAGGGAGTCCGGCCAGACCCTGCCCGAGTCTCTGGATGCGTTCGACAAGGAGGAATTTGCGGCACTGGTCATTCCTCAGCCCAATTTCTTCGGCGTCCTCGAACAGGTTGATGCACTCACCGATTGGGCGCACCACAAGAATGCGCTGGCGATAGGCGTGGTCAACCCCATGGCGTTGGCATTACTCAATCCACCCGGCGAGTGGGGTGCAAAAGGTGCGGATGTTGCGGTGGGTGAAGGCCAGCCATTGGGAATTCCACTTTCGAGCGGCGGCCCCTATTTCGGTTTCATGGCCTGCAAGCAGGCGCTGGTGCGGCAAATGCCCGGGCGTATCATCGGCCGCACTACAGACCAGGATGGCAAGCCTGGCTTTGTTCTCACGTTGCAGGCACGGGAACAGCATATTCGACGCTCCAAGGCCACTTCCAACATCTGCACCAATCAAGGGTTGATGGTAACCGCCGCCACCATTTACATGGCGCTGACGGGTCCGGAAGGGTTGCGCCGAATTGCCTCCCAGTCTCATGCAAACACCTTGACTCTGCTGGAAAAACTGGAAGGCCTGAAAGGAGTAAAGAGAATTTTCAATGGATCGGTATTTCACGAAATGGTGATTTCGCTGCCGGGACCGGCTGGCGATATATTAAGGACGCTCAAAAGTCAGCAGATATTGGGAGGATTGAATCTGGAGGATTACTATCCAGAGCTTGGTAGTGCAATACTGGTATGCGCCACCGAAACCAAAACACCGGCGGATCTGGAAAATTACGTGGGCTATCTAGGGCAGGCGATTACCGCATAG
- the tpx gene encoding thiol peroxidase, producing MVTLAGNPIKIEGTFPKVGEKAPAFSLVNKDLKDVTLADFSGKKKVLNIVPSLDTPVCAISTRKFNEKASNMENTVVLIIAADLPFAMSRFCDTEGLDKVVVLSTMRGAEFMKNYGVAITDSPLAGITARAVVVLDENNNVIHAELVPEIKDEPNYDAALAALK from the coding sequence ATGGTTACGCTTGCAGGCAACCCCATCAAAATTGAAGGAACCTTCCCTAAAGTGGGCGAAAAGGCACCGGCATTCTCGCTGGTAAACAAGGATCTGAAGGATGTCACGCTGGCCGATTTTTCCGGCAAGAAAAAAGTACTTAACATCGTTCCCAGTTTGGATACCCCCGTCTGTGCCATTTCTACCCGTAAATTCAATGAAAAGGCCAGCAACATGGAAAATACCGTGGTGCTGATAATCGCCGCTGATTTGCCTTTTGCCATGAGCCGTTTCTGTGATACCGAAGGACTGGACAAGGTGGTGGTATTGTCCACCATGCGCGGGGCGGAATTCATGAAGAATTACGGCGTCGCCATTACCGACAGTCCGCTGGCCGGCATTACCGCCCGTGCCGTTGTGGTACTGGACGAAAACAACAACGTGATTCACGCTGAGCTGGTGCCGGAAATAAAGGACGAACCCAACTACGATGCGGCTTTGGCTGCCCTGAAATAA
- the gcvPB gene encoding aminomethyl-transferring glycine dehydrogenase subunit GcvPB translates to MLIFEHARPGRRNYSQSPAAATKTDGIPQSLLRKVPLLLPEVSEMDAVRHYTRLSQKNFSIDTQFYPLGSCTMKYNPRACNSLAMLPQFLARHPRAPESTGQGFLACMYELQEILKDVTGMAGVSLTPMAGAQGELIGIAMIRAYHESRGDTARNEIIVPDAAHGTNPATAVMCGYKVVEIATDKEGDVDMDALKAAVGPQTAGLMLTNPSTLGVFEKNVAEMSRIVHQAGGLLYYDGANLNAILGKVKPGDMGFDVIHINLHKTFSTPHGGGGPGSAPVGVAERLLPFMPVPVVASESGIYRWLTEKDIPQSIGRLSAHMGNAGVLLRAYVYVRLLGAEGMHRVADFAALNANYLMAELGKAGFEIAYPTRRASHEFIVTLKELKEKTGVTAMNVAKRLLDKGYHAPTTYFPLLVPECLLIEPAETESKETLDAFVVSMKEILEEAHTQPDMVKGAPYSTPVRKLDDVKAARELDLAWKQPEEPV, encoded by the coding sequence ATGTTGATATTCGAACACGCGCGCCCCGGACGGCGCAATTATTCGCAGTCCCCAGCAGCGGCAACAAAAACGGATGGCATTCCCCAGAGCCTGTTGCGTAAGGTGCCGCTGCTGCTGCCGGAAGTGTCTGAAATGGATGCGGTGCGTCATTACACGCGACTGTCGCAGAAGAATTTCTCGATAGATACGCAATTCTATCCGCTTGGCTCCTGCACGATGAAGTACAACCCGCGGGCATGCAACTCCCTGGCCATGCTGCCGCAATTTCTGGCTCGACATCCGAGGGCGCCGGAAAGTACCGGGCAGGGATTTCTTGCATGCATGTATGAGTTGCAGGAAATATTGAAAGATGTAACCGGCATGGCGGGTGTAAGCCTCACACCAATGGCCGGTGCGCAGGGTGAATTGATCGGCATAGCGATGATACGCGCCTATCATGAATCGCGCGGAGACACTGCCCGTAACGAAATAATTGTTCCCGATGCCGCCCATGGCACCAACCCCGCCACCGCAGTCATGTGCGGCTACAAGGTGGTGGAGATCGCCACGGACAAGGAAGGCGACGTGGATATGGACGCGCTCAAAGCGGCCGTTGGCCCGCAAACAGCCGGGTTGATGCTGACCAATCCTTCCACGCTTGGCGTATTTGAGAAGAACGTAGCCGAGATGAGCAGAATTGTCCATCAGGCGGGTGGATTGCTCTACTACGACGGTGCGAACCTCAATGCGATACTTGGCAAGGTCAAGCCTGGTGACATGGGTTTTGACGTCATTCACATCAATCTGCACAAGACTTTCTCAACCCCCCATGGGGGTGGAGGGCCGGGTTCCGCGCCTGTAGGTGTTGCCGAGCGTCTATTGCCGTTCATGCCCGTACCGGTGGTGGCATCTGAAAGCGGCATATATCGCTGGCTGACGGAAAAGGATATACCTCAATCCATCGGCAGACTTTCGGCGCATATGGGTAATGCGGGTGTGCTGCTGCGGGCGTATGTCTATGTCCGCCTGCTGGGCGCGGAAGGTATGCACCGCGTGGCCGACTTCGCCGCGCTCAATGCCAATTACCTGATGGCGGAACTGGGCAAAGCAGGTTTTGAAATTGCCTACCCGACTCGCCGTGCCAGCCATGAATTTATCGTCACATTAAAGGAGCTGAAGGAAAAAACCGGCGTCACGGCAATGAACGTGGCCAAGCGGCTATTGGACAAGGGTTATCACGCGCCAACCACCTATTTTCCCTTACTGGTGCCGGAATGCCTGTTGATCGAGCCTGCCGAAACCGAGTCCAAGGAAACGCTCGATGCGTTTGTCGTGTCCATGAAGGAGATCCTGGAAGAAGCCCACACCCAGCCGGACATGGTGAAAGGTGCGCCCTACAGCACGCCGGTGCGCAAGCTGGACGATGTAAAAGCTGCGCGAGAACTGGATCTAGCCTGGAAGCAACCTGAGGAACCAGTCTGA
- a CDS encoding carbohydrate kinase family protein codes for MHTLICGSMAYDTIMVFNDHFKNHILPEKIHILNVAFLVPDMRREFGGCAGNIAYNLQMIGGNPLIMASVGDDHQPYASRLSNLGLVQTYIRHIEGTFTAQAFITTDLADNQITAFHPGAMNFSHENHVMDAKNVSLGIVAPDGRDGMVQHAREFHEAGIPFMFDPGQGLPMFNGEELLDFIAKADYVAVNDYEGQLLCERTGRTLEALAKLVKGLIVTRGSEGSIIYSDGQQIEIPSVKPEKLIDPTGCGDAYRAGLLYGLINEMDWRSTGQLASLMGALKIAQRGGQNHSFSRNEIDQRYFEIFGNRIL; via the coding sequence ATGCATACACTTATTTGCGGCTCCATGGCATATGACACCATCATGGTGTTCAACGACCATTTCAAAAATCATATCCTGCCGGAAAAGATTCATATTCTGAATGTTGCCTTTCTGGTCCCGGATATGCGCCGCGAATTCGGTGGCTGCGCTGGAAATATTGCCTACAATTTGCAGATGATAGGTGGCAATCCGCTTATCATGGCCTCAGTGGGCGACGACCATCAACCCTATGCCAGTCGGCTGAGCAATCTGGGATTGGTACAAACCTATATACGCCATATAGAAGGTACATTCACCGCGCAAGCGTTTATCACCACTGATCTGGCGGATAACCAGATCACCGCGTTCCATCCCGGCGCAATGAATTTTTCGCATGAGAACCATGTCATGGATGCGAAAAACGTAAGCCTCGGCATCGTTGCTCCAGACGGGCGTGATGGCATGGTGCAGCATGCCCGTGAATTTCACGAAGCAGGCATTCCATTCATGTTCGATCCCGGGCAAGGGCTACCCATGTTCAATGGCGAAGAGCTGCTGGATTTTATTGCCAAGGCCGATTATGTGGCCGTCAATGACTACGAAGGTCAATTACTGTGCGAGCGTACCGGACGCACGCTGGAAGCGCTGGCGAAACTCGTAAAAGGCCTGATAGTCACAAGGGGTTCGGAAGGGTCGATAATTTATTCCGATGGCCAGCAAATCGAGATCCCGAGCGTTAAACCGGAAAAGCTGATTGATCCGACCGGCTGTGGCGATGCTTACCGCGCGGGACTGCTTTACGGCCTCATCAATGAAATGGATTGGCGGAGCACCGGACAGCTTGCCTCGCTTATGGGAGCATTGAAAATCGCTCAGCGTGGCGGACAGAACCATAGTTTCAGCCGGAATGAGATTGATCAGCGATATTTTGAAATTTTCGGCAATCGCATTCTATAA
- a CDS encoding lysophospholipid acyltransferase family protein → MTQIVRAIRLLLHIISGLAQSAIYPHVGQSAQKRMAQRWSAILLKILCIRLRYSGAVPVADERRVMLAANHVSWLDVYSLNAVCPARFVAKSEIRGWPLLGWLSRNAGTLFIERTKRSDTARINTDIGNVLAMGDRVAVFPEGTTSDGTMLRHFHASLLQPVVTVAAILCPVAIRYTDATGLISKSAAFANISMLESLRRILREPWINVELIFADPIHSGGKNRRELARYAEHAIASALFLPLPHKTPGKPFDLPAEPQ, encoded by the coding sequence TTGACACAAATTGTTCGTGCCATCCGCTTGCTGTTGCATATCATTTCGGGCCTGGCCCAATCCGCGATATATCCCCACGTGGGCCAGTCGGCGCAAAAACGTATGGCGCAGAGGTGGTCCGCAATACTTCTCAAGATTCTATGCATCAGGTTGCGCTACAGCGGCGCCGTGCCTGTGGCTGACGAGCGGCGGGTGATGTTAGCGGCCAATCATGTTTCCTGGCTGGATGTTTATTCTCTGAATGCGGTATGCCCCGCTCGTTTCGTAGCAAAATCTGAAATTCGTGGCTGGCCATTGCTCGGCTGGTTAAGCCGGAATGCGGGAACATTATTCATCGAACGCACAAAGCGTAGCGATACCGCCCGCATCAACACGGACATTGGCAATGTGTTGGCTATGGGAGACCGGGTTGCGGTATTCCCGGAAGGCACTACCAGCGACGGCACCATGCTGCGACATTTTCATGCGTCGCTATTGCAACCGGTGGTAACGGTCGCAGCGATATTATGCCCGGTTGCGATACGTTACACCGACGCCACGGGATTGATCAGCAAGTCGGCTGCATTCGCCAATATTTCGATGCTGGAATCACTGCGGCGAATATTGCGGGAACCGTGGATTAACGTCGAATTAATCTTCGCCGACCCTATTCATAGCGGCGGGAAAAACCGGCGTGAACTGGCGCGATATGCCGAACATGCTATTGCCAGCGCTTTGTTTCTTCCCCTGCCGCACAAGACACCTGGAAAACCTTTCGATCTTCCAGCCGAACCGCAGTGA
- a CDS encoding symmetrical bis(5'-nucleosyl)-tetraphosphatase produces the protein MATFAVGDLQGCYEEFRQLLDLIRFDRSKDRLWLVGDIVNRGPDSLSILRFIRGLNDAAIMVLGNHDLHLLMVAEDCARLHRNDTLQEILSAPDRDELLHWLRHQRLLHVDKNYVMVHAGLLPSWNVEQAVRLAQLVEAALRSGDFHNLCSHMYGNEPDHWDDSLEGYARLRVIINAMTRMRVCTPDGKMNFAHKGLVRDTPAGYLPWFEVTNRASREATIVCGHWSALGLQIRSNLIALDTGCLWGGNLTAVRLEDRKVFQVSCAAGEETKRWQ, from the coding sequence ATGGCTACTTTCGCGGTCGGTGATTTGCAAGGGTGTTACGAGGAGTTCAGGCAGCTTCTTGACCTGATTCGTTTCGATCGCTCGAAAGACAGATTGTGGCTGGTGGGGGATATTGTCAACCGAGGGCCGGATTCGCTGTCGATATTGCGTTTTATCCGGGGGCTGAACGACGCGGCAATCATGGTGCTAGGCAATCACGATCTGCATCTGCTCATGGTTGCAGAAGATTGCGCCCGATTGCACCGGAACGATACGCTACAGGAAATACTCTCTGCGCCTGACAGGGACGAATTGCTTCATTGGTTGCGGCATCAGCGGCTGCTGCATGTGGATAAGAATTATGTCATGGTGCATGCGGGTTTGTTACCGTCATGGAATGTGGAACAAGCCGTGCGTCTTGCCCAATTAGTCGAGGCTGCGCTTCGCAGTGGAGATTTTCACAATTTATGTTCCCATATGTATGGCAACGAACCCGACCATTGGGACGACAGCCTCGAAGGATATGCGCGCCTGCGAGTGATCATCAACGCCATGACGCGGATGCGCGTGTGCACACCTGACGGAAAAATGAATTTCGCCCACAAAGGGTTGGTGCGCGACACCCCGGCTGGCTATCTGCCATGGTTTGAGGTAACGAATCGAGCCAGCCGGGAAGCGACCATTGTTTGCGGCCATTGGTCGGCGCTGGGTTTGCAGATAAGAAGCAATCTGATAGCGCTTGATACAGGCTGTTTATGGGGAGGAAATCTCACTGCGGTTCGGCTGGAAGATCGAAAGGTTTTCCAGGTGTCTTGTGCGGCAGGGGAAGAAACAAAGCGCTGGCAATAG
- a CDS encoding c-type cytochrome: MSEIDEEEGHTSSIKTPKQLITVVLAAFLFPVLTIILLAQLVTGDRTVDQNDPIYSDEAVAKRLKPVGRLIMASDSPQADENVGVASQAGTVAAPAAAADGADRIKTIYTASCAACHTSGAAGAPKLGDKSTWASRIKSGTDTLYNSAIKGKNAMPAKGGNASLSDADVKALVDYMVSQAK; this comes from the coding sequence GTGAGCGAGATTGATGAAGAAGAAGGGCATACCTCGTCCATCAAGACACCGAAACAATTGATTACGGTCGTTCTGGCCGCCTTTTTGTTTCCAGTCTTGACTATTATATTGCTGGCACAGCTTGTTACGGGCGATAGAACGGTAGATCAGAATGATCCCATTTATTCGGATGAAGCCGTCGCGAAGCGCTTGAAACCGGTGGGTCGGCTGATCATGGCAAGTGATTCGCCGCAGGCTGACGAGAACGTGGGAGTAGCCAGTCAGGCAGGTACGGTAGCCGCTCCGGCAGCGGCTGCAGATGGCGCAGATAGGATCAAGACAATCTACACAGCAAGTTGCGCTGCGTGTCACACAAGTGGTGCCGCGGGCGCTCCCAAACTCGGTGATAAATCGACATGGGCTTCCCGTATCAAGAGTGGTACGGATACGCTATACAACAGTGCGATCAAGGGCAAGAATGCGATGCCTGCCAAAGGTGGAAATGCCAGCCTATCCGATGCTGATGTCAAAGCACTGGTGGATTATATGGTGAGTCAGGCGAAATAA
- a CDS encoding DUF2971 domain-containing protein: MQLKSRELAPYEALPAEVERTLHSLNTLSPIQARQYLKGPPNRLPYFVYRYLSPEIPQLFLADYLVDSYFYLSPASAFNDPFDTGAHITVSENVKKLTSKYKKEISVHMPGANWKQRERKLRELMFQSSAKRLSDTRAAFEKNLDDAGVICFSDKARDLLMWSHYASHHRGLAIQFHIINDVRTMTRLSPVDYSKDYVSIDWTDYTHEQLGVAFLRKHEGWKYEEERRIFVVDGARKYLKFRPQLVTGLIFGCRADLGLKKKVMEVLTQRSSQKLPPIKIYQATKHQKEYRIRLGRDRSMDWPT, from the coding sequence ATGCAGCTAAAATCTCGTGAGCTAGCTCCATACGAAGCTCTTCCTGCTGAAGTCGAGCGGACGCTTCACTCGTTAAATACACTCTCACCCATTCAAGCACGGCAGTATCTCAAGGGACCTCCTAACAGACTCCCGTACTTCGTATATCGATACCTTAGCCCGGAAATCCCGCAGCTTTTTCTAGCAGATTATTTAGTAGACTCTTATTTTTATTTGAGTCCAGCATCTGCCTTTAACGACCCTTTTGATACGGGAGCGCACATAACGGTTAGCGAAAACGTAAAGAAATTGACATCTAAATATAAAAAAGAAATTAGTGTTCACATGCCCGGGGCGAATTGGAAACAAAGAGAAAGAAAACTGAGGGAGCTAATGTTTCAATCGTCGGCCAAACGTCTTTCAGATACCAGAGCGGCCTTTGAAAAAAATTTAGATGATGCGGGGGTTATTTGCTTCAGCGATAAGGCCCGTGATTTATTGATGTGGAGCCATTATGCATCCCATCATCGGGGACTGGCAATTCAGTTTCATATCATTAACGATGTCCGAACAATGACTAGGTTAAGCCCCGTTGATTATTCAAAAGACTATGTTTCAATTGATTGGACCGATTACACTCACGAGCAACTAGGTGTGGCGTTTCTTAGAAAACATGAGGGATGGAAATATGAGGAGGAGCGCCGGATTTTTGTTGTTGACGGCGCCAGAAAGTATCTGAAGTTTCGACCCCAATTGGTTACGGGGTTGATATTTGGCTGTCGTGCAGATCTAGGGCTTAAGAAAAAAGTAATGGAAGTGCTAACTCAAAGATCATCTCAGAAACTTCCTCCAATTAAGATATATCAGGCCACCAAGCATCAAAAGGAGTACCGCATTCGTTTAGGAAGAGATCGCTCGATGGATTGGCCTACATAG